From a region of the Armatimonadota bacterium genome:
- a CDS encoding ABC transporter ATP-binding protein has product MLSVERVCAGYGRVQVVWEVSLRVSEGEVVAILGPNGAGKTTLLNAITGHLRPMAGRIVFRGEPITGREPHRIAEMGIAYVPQGGGLFPEMTVRENLEMGAFSPSAWKTRRDRLEWVFQLFPVLKDRQRQLVRSLSGGERQMTAVARALMGRPQLLILDEVSWGLAPRVVAEVFRLIRRLRADGVTVLLVEQSVQQALETADRAYVMENGRVVLEGTREELLDSELIRTAYLGL; this is encoded by the coding sequence ATGCTGAGCGTGGAGCGCGTGTGTGCGGGATACGGGAGGGTGCAGGTGGTGTGGGAGGTGTCCCTCCGGGTGAGCGAGGGGGAGGTGGTGGCCATCCTCGGCCCCAACGGGGCCGGAAAGACGACCCTCCTCAATGCCATCACGGGACATCTCCGGCCCATGGCAGGCCGGATCGTCTTCCGGGGAGAGCCCATCACGGGCAGGGAACCGCATCGGATCGCGGAGATGGGGATCGCGTACGTGCCGCAGGGAGGCGGGCTGTTCCCGGAGATGACGGTGCGGGAGAATCTGGAGATGGGGGCGTTCTCCCCTTCCGCGTGGAAGACCCGGCGGGATCGTCTCGAGTGGGTGTTCCAGCTGTTCCCCGTGCTGAAGGACCGCCAGCGGCAGCTGGTGCGGAGCCTCAGCGGAGGGGAACGACAGATGACGGCCGTCGCCCGGGCCCTCATGGGGCGCCCGCAACTGCTCATCCTGGACGAGGTCAGTTGGGGGCTCGCTCCCCGGGTGGTGGCGGAGGTGTTCCGGTTGATCCGACGGCTGCGGGCAGATGGCGTCACGGTGCTGCTGGTGGAGCAGAGCGTCCAGCAGGCCCTGGAGACCGCGGACCGGGCGTACGTGATGGAGAACGGGCGGGTCGTCCTGGAGGGAACCCGGGAGGAGTTGCTGGACAGCGAACTCATCCGGACCGCCTACCTCGGACTCTGA